In Tachysurus fulvidraco isolate hzauxx_2018 chromosome 1, HZAU_PFXX_2.0, whole genome shotgun sequence, a single window of DNA contains:
- the mier1b gene encoding mesoderm induction early response protein 1 has product MAESSLGNSSPGVSVGSDSVDLDPSVERVNDFEDERTGEDEELTRDTTFTTEIEDLTRESEMPIQELRSLYGYEVSGSPEEEDEDDEEEEEDVEEEDEDDEVEEVDNDESSRSTGELKRNKDECVKSVSQGVDSQSGGEGRSLSAKELIRPQNCRYFNNNEVDEESEEDEDYIPSEDWKKEIMVGSMYQAETPAGLCKYKENERVYENDDQLLWNPEFLPEHTVVEFLTEACKRTGEETGVEAIPEGSHIKDNEQALYELVKCDFDTEEALRRLRFNVKAAREELSVWTEEECRHFEQGLKAYGKDFHLIQANKVRTRSVGECVAFYYMWKKSERYDFFAQQTRLGKRKYNLHPGVTDYMDRLLDETESAASSRAATPPTTIGQSEREEVSTHNGLSVHGCVPNADTTNTDVKHDNLQIDGNDSTRDSIGCERNGSLKRQQDIQSAERPSKKCRTESEPPVHAEMDSSEVKED; this is encoded by the exons TCCTCCTTGGGGAATTCAAGCCCAG gggtgTCCGTGGGATCAGACAGTGTAGATTTGGACCCATCAGTAGAGAGGGTGAATGATTTTGAGGACGAGCGTACAGGAGAGGACGAGGAGCTGACCAGAGACACTACCTTCACTACGGAGATAGAGGATCTCACacgg GAGAGCGAGATGCCGATCCAGGAGCTCCGCAGTCTGTACGGATATGAGGTCTCCGGCTCTCCAGAGGAAGAGGACGAGGacgatgaggaggaggaagaggacgtggaggaggaggatgaagatgatgaagttGAGGAGGTGGATAATGATGAGAGCAGTAGGAGTACTGGGGAGCTCAAACGGAACAAG GACGAATGCGTGAAGAGTGTGTCTCAGGGTGTGGACAGTCAGAGTGGTGGTGAAGGTCGTTCTCTTTCTGCTAAAGAACTCATCCGTCCTCAGAACTGCAGATACTTCAACA ATAACGAAGTGGATGAAGAGTCTGAGGAGGATGAAGACTATATTCCCTCAGAGGACTGGAAGAAG GAGATCATGGTAGGGTCTATGTATCAGGCTGAAACTCCAGCTGGACtctgtaaatataaagagaACGAGCGAG TGTACGAGAATGACGATCAGCTGCTTTGGAACCCAGAGTTCCTCCCTGAGCACACAGTGGTGGAGTTTCTGACCGAGGCGTGTAAACGCACCGGGGAGGAGACCGGAGTCGAAGCCATACCTGAGGGCTCACACATCAAAGATAATGAACAG gcaCTGTATGAACTTGTAAAGTGTGACTTTGACACAGAAGAAGCTCTGAGAAGACTGAGGTTTAATGTGAAAGCAGCCCGAG AAGAGTTGTCAGTGTGGACGGAGGAGGAATGTAGACATTTTGAACAGGGTCTAAAGGCTTACGGGAAAGATTTTCACCTCATCCAAGCTAACAAG GTGAGGACGCGGTCGGTGGGAGAGTGTGTCGCCTTTTATTACATGTGGAAGAAATCTGAGCGATACGACTTCTTCGCTCAGCAGACGCGACTCGGCAAGAGGAAGTACAACCTTCATCCGGGAGTGAC GGATTATATGGATCGACTATTAGATGAGACCGAGAGCGCAGCATCAAGTCGAGCAGCCACGCCCCCTACTACCATCGGCCAATCAGAGAGGGAGGAGGTCTCTACCCACAATG GTCTAAGTGTGcatggctgtgtcccaaatgcaGACACCACCAACACTGATGTGAAACATGACAACCTGCAAATAGACGGAAACGACTCGACCCGCGACTCTATTGGCTGTGAACGCAACGGATCACTAAAGCGTCAACAAGACATCCAAAGTGCAGAACGGCCATCTAAAAAATGCAGGACAGAATCAGAGCCACCCGTTCATGCTGAAATGGACTCTTCAGAGGTTAAAGAGGACTGA